From the genome of Desmodus rotundus isolate HL8 chromosome 2, HLdesRot8A.1, whole genome shotgun sequence, one region includes:
- the VPS26C gene encoding vacuolar protein sorting-associated protein 26C isoform X2 yields the protein MLSGVVVICGKDSVQHQGISLTVEGTVNLQLSAKSVGVFEAFYNSVKPIQIINSTIEMVKPGKFPSGKTEIPFEFPLHGKGNKVLYETYHGVFVNIQYTLRCDMKRSLLAKDVTKTCEFIVHSAPQKGRLTPSPVDFTITPETLQNVKERALLPKFLIRGHLNSTSCIITQPLTGELVVESSEAAIRSIELQLVRVETCGCAEGYARDATEIQNIQIADGDVCRGLSVPIYMVFPRLFTCPTLETTNFKVEFEVNIVVLLQGDHLITENFPLRLCRM from the exons ATGCTGTCGGGTGTGGTGGTCATATGTGGGAAGGACTCTGTCCAGCACCAGGGCATCTCTCTGACCGTGGAAGGAACCGTCAACCTCCAGCTCAGTGCCAAGAGTGTGGGTGTGTTCGAAGCTTTCTACAATTCGGTTAAG CCCATCCAGATCATCAACAGCACCATTGAAATGGTGAAGCCGGGGAAGTTCCCCAGTGGCAAGACTGAGATTCCTTTTGAATTTCCTCTGCACGGGAAGGGCAACAAAGTCCTGTATGAGACGTATCACGGCGTGTTCGTCAACATCCAG TACACCCTGCGCTGTGACATGAAGCGGTCTCTGTTGGCCAAGGACGTGACGAAGACCTGCGAGTTCATCGTCCACTCTGCT CCTCAGAAGGGGAGACTGACCCCAAGTCCCGTGGACTTCACTATCACACCTGAGACATTGCAGAACGTCAAAGAG AGGGCCTTGCTCCCCAAGTTTCTCATCAGGGGACACCTGAACTCGACCAGCTGCATCATCACACAGCCCCTGACGGGCGAGCTGGTGGTGGAGAGCTCGGAGGCCGCCATCCGGAGCATAGAGCTGCAGCTGGTCCGCGTGGAGACCTGCG ggtGCGCAGAAGGCTATGCCCGCGATGCCACTGAGATTCAGAACATTCAGATTGCCGATGGGGATGTCTGTCGGGGCCTCTCGGTTCCCATATACATGGTCTTCCCCCGGCTGTTCACCTGCCCCACGCTGGAGACCACCAACTTCAAAGTGG AATTTGAGGTGAACATCGTCGTGCTGCTTCAGGGCGACCACCTCATCACGGAGAACTTCCCACTGAGGCTCTGCAGGATGTAG
- the VPS26C gene encoding vacuolar protein sorting-associated protein 26C isoform X1, whose protein sequence is MGTSLDIKIKRANKVYHAGEMLSGVVVICGKDSVQHQGISLTVEGTVNLQLSAKSVGVFEAFYNSVKPIQIINSTIEMVKPGKFPSGKTEIPFEFPLHGKGNKVLYETYHGVFVNIQYTLRCDMKRSLLAKDVTKTCEFIVHSAPQKGRLTPSPVDFTITPETLQNVKERALLPKFLIRGHLNSTSCIITQPLTGELVVESSEAAIRSIELQLVRVETCGCAEGYARDATEIQNIQIADGDVCRGLSVPIYMVFPRLFTCPTLETTNFKVEFEVNIVVLLQGDHLITENFPLRLCRM, encoded by the exons GAGATGCTGTCGGGTGTGGTGGTCATATGTGGGAAGGACTCTGTCCAGCACCAGGGCATCTCTCTGACCGTGGAAGGAACCGTCAACCTCCAGCTCAGTGCCAAGAGTGTGGGTGTGTTCGAAGCTTTCTACAATTCGGTTAAG CCCATCCAGATCATCAACAGCACCATTGAAATGGTGAAGCCGGGGAAGTTCCCCAGTGGCAAGACTGAGATTCCTTTTGAATTTCCTCTGCACGGGAAGGGCAACAAAGTCCTGTATGAGACGTATCACGGCGTGTTCGTCAACATCCAG TACACCCTGCGCTGTGACATGAAGCGGTCTCTGTTGGCCAAGGACGTGACGAAGACCTGCGAGTTCATCGTCCACTCTGCT CCTCAGAAGGGGAGACTGACCCCAAGTCCCGTGGACTTCACTATCACACCTGAGACATTGCAGAACGTCAAAGAG AGGGCCTTGCTCCCCAAGTTTCTCATCAGGGGACACCTGAACTCGACCAGCTGCATCATCACACAGCCCCTGACGGGCGAGCTGGTGGTGGAGAGCTCGGAGGCCGCCATCCGGAGCATAGAGCTGCAGCTGGTCCGCGTGGAGACCTGCG ggtGCGCAGAAGGCTATGCCCGCGATGCCACTGAGATTCAGAACATTCAGATTGCCGATGGGGATGTCTGTCGGGGCCTCTCGGTTCCCATATACATGGTCTTCCCCCGGCTGTTCACCTGCCCCACGCTGGAGACCACCAACTTCAAAGTGG AATTTGAGGTGAACATCGTCGTGCTGCTTCAGGGCGACCACCTCATCACGGAGAACTTCCCACTGAGGCTCTGCAGGATGTAG